From a single Osmerus eperlanus chromosome 8, fOsmEpe2.1, whole genome shotgun sequence genomic region:
- the zbtb25 gene encoding zinc finger and BTB domain-containing protein 25, with the protein MDVSGHSLFLLQQLNVQREFGFLCDCTVAIGNVYFKAHRAVLAAFSNYFKMIFIHQTSECIKIQPTDIQPDVFSYLLHIMYTGTGPKQPVDQGRLQEGIKFLHAYQLCRKPGEGGPDATSDMVRMSNLYGIQISSQLANKDGPGSAKGGAGPQGGGPEDGRSSSRAGRSHSQLSLTVGLEGVPSDRLSSGLRAVSSVASGDDSDLSARIKQERVEADEGEDGEGEEGQGVHSPSPAQGRSPCQSLLFKDSPLALLCPRCGERCSSPEGLREHLFNHAACALDPSGLMEGLSQGGGDLGGGAEDKHAAGQEQLDAGCLEEALRQSQALADELAAELRRSRGGGGGTSPPQTTTTTSSTHTRKRKIACAVCSLRFSQKSQLQEHMYTHTGKPSRYHRYNRLCSQLIHASGHFCEGPPEGGGGVTSTAAALDANRDTQDNGSSCYSLDSEISQESVDGVPVE; encoded by the exons ATGGATGTGTCCGGCCACAGTCTGTTCCTACTTCAACAGCTGAACGTCCAGAGGGAGTTTGGCTTTCTGTGTGACTGCACCGTCGCCATCGGCAACGTGTACTTCAAGGCCCATCGGGCGGTCTTGGCTGCCTTTTCCAACTACTTCAAGATGATATTCATCCATCAGACCAG TGAGTGCATCAAGATCCAGCCTACGGACATTCAGCCGGATGTCTTCAGCTACTTGCTCCACATCATGTACACAGGCACGGGCCCCAAACAACCTGTTGACCAGGGCCGATTGCAGGAGGGTATCAAGTTCCTCCATGCCTATCAGCTGTGCCGCaaacctggggagggaggcccTGATGCCACCTCTGACATGGTCCGCATGTCCAACCTTTACGGCATCCAGATTTCCTCTCAACTGGCCAACAAGGACGGCCCCGGCAGTGCCAAAGGTGGTGCTGGGCCCCAGGGAGGAGGCCCTGAGGACGGGCGGTCATCCAGTCGGGCCGGCCGCTCTCACAGCCAGCTCTCGCTAACCGTCGGGCTGGAAGGGGTGCCCTCTGACAGGCTGTCGTCTGGCCTACGAGCCGTATCGTCTGTTGCGTCTGGGGACGACTCGGACCTCTCTGCTCGGATCAagcaggagagagtggaggcagacgagggggaggatggcgagggagaggagggccagggagtccactctccttctcctgcccaGGGGAGAAGTCCCTGCCAGAGCCTCCTGTTCAAGGACAGCCCCCTGGCGCTGCTTTGTCCCCGCTGCGGCGAGCGCTGCTCGTCCCCAGAGGGGCTTCGCGAGCACCTTTTCAACCATGCTGCCTGTGCCCTGGATCCCAGTGGACTCATGGAGGGGCTTTCCCAGGGTGGGGGCGACCTTGGGGGGGGGGCCGAGGACAAGCATGCTGCTGGGCAGGAGCAGCTGGATGCAGGCTGTCTGGAGGAAGCCTTGAGGCAGAGCCAGGCATTGGCGGACGAGCTAGCCGCGGAGCTACGGCGTAGCAGAGGCGGTGGCGGAGGTACGAGTCCTCCccagaccaccaccaccacatccagCACACATACTCGAAAGCGCAAGATAGCGTGCGCCGTGTGCAGCCTGCGGTTCTCCCAGAAGAGCCAGTTACAAgagcacatgtacacacacactgggaagcCATCCCGCTACCATCGCTACAACCGCCTCTGCAGCCAGCTCATCCACGCCTCGGGGCATTTCTGTGAGGGTCCACCAGAGGGCGGGGGTGGTGTCACATCAACAGCTGCAGCTTTGGATGCCAACAGGGACACCCAGGACAATGGCAGCTCTTGCTACTCACTAGACTCTGAGATTTCACAGGAGAGTGTTGATGGTGTCCCTGTTGAATGA